Part of the Gemmatimonadota bacterium genome is shown below.
GGATGTCGGTGTGGTAGACATGCACGCCGGTGACCGTGCGGCCCACGACCCGGCGCCGCAGGTCACGGGCGATGGTTTCGGCCTCAGGCAGTTCGGGCATGACGCTCCAGCTCTCGCCAACCGATGTCTCGACGGTATTGCTTACCCTCGAAGCGGATCGCCGCTGCGGCCGCGCGGCTGCGCGCGGCGGCCTCGGCCAGGGAACCTGCGACGGCGGTCACGGCCAGGACCCGCCCGCCAGTGGTGAGGAGCCGGCTGTCCTCGAGCCGGGTGCCGGCGTGGAACAGGAGCACGCCGGCGCTGGACTGCGGCGCCGGCGGGATGAGGATCTCGCGGCCTGCTTCCGACGGGCCGGGGTAGCCGGCGGCGGCCAGCACGGTGGCCAGCGCGAACGCGGGGTGCCAGTCCAGGCTCGCGCCCTCGAGCTGCGCGCCGCGCGCGACGGCCAGGACGGGCTCGAGCAGCGATGAGCGCAGCAAGGGGAGCAGGGCCTGGGTCTCCGGATCGCCGAAGCGGGCATTGAACTCGAGGACGCTGGGGCCGCCGGCTGTGAGCATGAGCCCGGCGTAGAGCACGCCGCGGAACGGCCGGCCGTCCTCGCGCAGTGCGGCCAGTGTGGGCGCAAGGATCTCGCGGCGGATACGGTCCAGCAGCACTGCGTCCACGAGCGAGACGGGTGCGCAGGCGCCCATGCCCCCGGTGTTCGGCCCGGTCTCGCCCTCGCCGATGCGCTTGTAGTCCTGGGCGGGGAGCAGCGGCAGCGCGTCCATGCCATCGGCCAGCGCCAGCACGGAGACCTCCTCGCCCTCGAGCCGATCCTCGATCACGATCTCCCGGCCGGCCGCGCCGAAGGCTTCCTCGACGAGCATGGCGTGGGCGGCGGCCAGGGCCTGCTCCACGGTCTCGCACACCACTACGCCCTTGCCCGCGGCCAGCCCCGAGGCCTTCACGACCAGCGGGGCTCCGCGGTCGCGGATATACCGCTCGGCGGGCCCGGCCTCGGTGAAGGCGGCGGAGGGCGCGGTGGGGACGCCGGCGCGGCGCATGAGCGACTTGGCATAAGCCTTGGACGCCTCAATGGCCGCGGCGGCGCGGCTGGGGCCGAGGATGGGCAGCCCGTGCCGCGCGAAGACGTCGACAATGCCGGCCGCCAAGGGCGCCTCGGGACCGACCACCGTCAGATCAATGGACTGCCCCTCGGCCCAGCCGGCGAGGGCGTCGGCGGCGGTGGGATCGAAGGGGAGGGAAGTGGCCAGCTCTGCGGTGCCGCCGTTGCCGCGGGTGACATAGAGCTCGGCGGCCGGAGCATCCTGCCTCAGCTTCCAGAGCAGGGCGTGCTCACGGCCGCCGTAGCCTACGACCAGGATCTTCATGCCGCGCCGACCTCAGTACACCGGTTCATAGCCGGATAAAGGATCAGTTCACCGCGGAGCGCGCAGAGGAAGCCAGCGGGCTCTGCGGTGAGTTGCAACGGGTATTGCCTTACGGAGCGTCAGGGGCGGCGGAAGCTTTCGGCGACCGCGTCGCGGATGCGGCGGGCGGCGTCGCCGACCTGGTCCACCACGCCGCGCGCCTCCTCCGCATAGGCGTGGGCGGCGGCGGCCAGGTCCTCCATGTAGGGGCGGGCCTCGTCGGAGCGGCGCCGGTACTCGCCGCGCAGCACGCGGTCGTACTCGCCGGCCTCGATCCAGTCGCGCAACTCGGCCGCCCGCAGAACGTGGAAGGGGTGTGTGGCAGGAAGCAGGTTGAGGACCTTGAAGACGGCATCCGCGATGTCGCCGCCCTTGCGGTACTCGTCAGCCTGCTGCAGGAACTCGTTCAGGTCCGTTTCCTCGCGCTCGCCGCCGCCGGCCAGCTTCATCTGCGTGCGCAGCGCGGGCTCCGGCCGCTGTCCGGCGAGCAGCCCGGCGCGGTCAGCGGACAGCTCACTCTTCCGACTCCACTCGAGCAGGGCCAGCAGCACCGCGCGTGCGGCCAGGCCCACGATGGGGAACCCCTGCTGCGCCAGCAGGATGAGCAGCACCGTCATGGTGCGGTACAGCACGTGGCCGGAGAGGATATGCCCCAGCTCGTGGCCCAGCAGCCACTCGAGCTCCTCGTCATCCAGCAGCCGGATGCTCGCGGAGTTCAGCACAATGAACGGCCGGTCCATGCCGTAGGCGCCGGCATTGACAAAGGGGGTCTGGGAAACGAACAGGTCGTAGGGCGCGGGTGAATCGAGGGTCTCGAGCACGCGCAGATAGTGGTGGTGCACGCGCGGGAACTGGCGCTCCGAGACGCGCACCGCATTGGCCTGGAACGCCAGGCGCACGGGCTTCTCGCCAAAGAAGCCGACCAGCTTCTTGAGCACCTCGTCGAACCCCGGGATGCGGCGCAACGCGGAAAGGGCGGCACGGTCCGCCGGGTGCTCCCAGGTGCTCGAGCTGATCTCCCGCAGGACGCGGCGAGCGTGCGCGGTCTCGTCTTTCTCAGGCATTCTCCTCGTCCCCCTCCAATCCCGATCCCTATCCCGATGCCGAGCACCCTTCGGCCCGGCTCAGGCGGCCGGGGTCTCGCTGGTTGGTTCCCCGCAGTCGCTCCGGCGCCCGGGGGTCCCGGGAGCTCCCCCCCTCCTACGGCCTGGGCCGCTCCGGGGTTTCCGGCGGCCCGCTGGCCTTGGTGGGCGCGGGGGGCGCGAGGCCGGCGGGCGGGCGCACGCCGGTGAACAGCCGCCACGGCCGCTCGGCGACCTCGCGCATGAAGTGCTGCAGCAGCATGGTCGTGCTGTCCAGGTTGGCGAGGATGCCGCTGATCTCGGGCTCGCGCGCGTTCAACAGGCTGGTCGCGTCCTGGACGATGCGGCGGGTGTCGCCCAGGAGGCCGCGCACCGAGTCGATGCTGGCGGTGGCCACGGGCGCGAGCGCGCCCAGGTGGGTGCGAAGGGCCACGGTCAGCGACTCGGCGGCGACCAGCTCCGCCTGCAGCCCCTGGAGCAGCGTGGGCAGCGCCCTGGTGGTCACCACAATGGCCTGATTGGCCGAGGCCGTGGTGCGCGCCAGCGTGTCCATGAGCGCGCGCGAGGTCTCGAGCGTCGTCATGAGCTCGGTCGTCATGCTAGTGGCCAGATCCTGCACCTGAGCGACGACCTCCGGCGCGCGCACGCCCGGCACCGTGTCGCCGGGCTCGAGGTAGCTCTCGCTCCAGGGGCCGATCTTGAGCAGCAGCTTGCCGGCGCCGATCACCGTGGGCGGAAGCAGCATGGCGTGGGTGCCGACCGGCAGGCGCAGCGTGTCGCCCTTTGAGAGGCGCGACTCGATGTCCATGCGAACGTGGAAGATGGGCATGCCGCTCTCGCCGATGGCCGGCTCAATGGCGGCGACGCGGCCGATGGTGTACCCCTGCAGGTAGACGGGCGCCTGCTCGGCCACGCCGTCAATGCTCTCGAAGGAGGTGTAGAGCGGATACGTCTTCTCCTGCAACGCGGGCGAGAGCCAGAACAGGGAGCCGCCCAGGATCAGCAGTCCCAGCATGACCACGGCCCCCACGGTGAGGTCAGTGCGTTCCCACTTCATGAGTCTCCAGTCGCAACCCTTGCTCCTCCCAGTACGCGGCGAGGTCCGCGCAGTCGAAGAGCACCTGGTCACGTTCGGCCGTGGTGATCAAGGCGGTGCAGCCGGCGCGGCGGCAGCGCGAGAGGAACCACTGGACGCGCGCCGGCCGCAGGTACTCTCCGGGATCCTCGAGCAGCAGCAGTTCGGGGTCGCGGATCACTGCGCGCGCCAGTACGGCTTTCTTGCGGACGTCCAGCGGCACGTCGGCGGGCCGAGAGTTGCCCCACTCCTGGATTCCGAATTCCGCCAGCGCCTCCGTGGCCCGCTGGTTGGCCTGCTCCAGCTCAGCCGCGCCGCTGTAGAGGAGCGGCACGACCAGGTTCATGCGCAAGGTCAGGTTGCTGACCAGGCCGCCCGGCAGCAGGGCCACGCCGAGGCGACGGCGGAACTGGTACGCCCTGCGCCGGTCGAGCCGGGAGGGCTCGATGCCCAGCACCTCGACCCGCCCGAAGGACGGCTCGACCAGGCCCACACAAAGGCGGAGCAGTGCGGCGCCCGCCGAAGGCGGCGCGCCCACCACGCAGAAGGCGCCCGCCGGCACTTCCAGGTCCAGGGGCCGCGGCCACTCGCCGAAGGAGGGCGGCGGCAGCACCTCCTGCAACCGGATCACCGGGTTCCCGTTCGCGTTCATAGGAAGTAGCGCAGCAGTGAAATCGACGTCGAGACCAGGAAAACGAAGAGGATCGAAGCGACGACGCCGCGCGTGGCGCACTGCGGGATGTCCGTGGGCTTGCGCCCGCCCAGCAGTCCCTCCTGGCTGCACAGCATGGCCACGCCGGCACCAAAGATGGCACCCTTGAGCAGCGTGATCCAGAGGTCCCCGAGCGTCAAGGCCAGCCGCAGCGAGCTGGCGTACTCGGCCGCCGAGACGCCGCCCAGCAATGCGGCCACCACGGCGCCGCCGCCCAGGGTGACGGCGTCGAAGTAGATGGTGAGCAGCGCCACGGAAACGGCGCCGCCCACGACGCGCGGCACCACCAGGTACTGCAGTGGGTCGACGCCCATGGCCTCGAGCGCCTCGGTCTCGCCCATCACGCCATTGGTGGCCAGCTCGGCGGCTATAGCAGTGCCGGAGCGGGCAATCACCACGATGGCCGTGAGCAGTGGCCCGAGCTCCTGCACCACCACGGTCACCAGGATCCTGCCCAGCACCTCGGACAGCCCGAAGCGTGCCGCCTGGGCGTGCGCCTGCACGATCACGGTCACGCCAATGACCAGCGCGATCATGCTCAGGAAGGGCAGCGCCTGGACGGCCGTGAAGCGGACCTGGTTGATCAGGATGCGCAGCCCCAGCGACCGCGTGGTCACGGGGTAATCCATGGCGGAGCGGATGACGGCGCCCAGGAAGCTGACGCGATCCACGTAATGCGCGCCTCGCCCGCGCGCGCCGCGGCCTACGCCAGCAACGGCTTCCAGCAGCATAGCGGTTCAGGCTGCGGCCAGGGCCTGATCCAGATCGGCGATCAGGTCCTCGACGTCCTCGATGCCCACGGACAGCCGCAACAGCCCGTCCGTGATCCCCATGGCTTCCCGCCGCTCGCGCGGCACGGAGGCGTGCGTCATGACCGCCGGATGACCGATCAGGCTCTCGACACCGCCCAGACTCTCGGCCAGGGCGAACAGCCGCGTGCGCTCCGCCACCCGGCGCGCACGCTCGAACGTGCCCAGCTCCAGGCTCACCATCCCCGTGAACCCCCGCATCTGCCGCCGCGCCAGCTCGTGCTGCGGGTGCGAGGCCAGCCCCGGATAGTAGACCCGCTCGACCGCCGGGTGCTGCGCCAGGAACTCCGCCACACGCTGGCCGTTGCGGTTGTGCGCCTCCATGCGCAAGTGCAGCGTCTTGGTGCCGCGCAGCACCAGCCAGCAGTCCCAGGGGCCGGGCACCGCGCCGGCGGCCTTCTGCAGGAAGCGGAGCTCGGCGGCGACGTCGTCGTCATTGGTGACCACGACCCCGCCGATCACGTCCGAATGGCCATTCAGGTACTTGGTGCTCGAGTGCACGACCAGGTGGGCGCCCAACGCGAGGGGCTGCTGGTTGTAGGGCGAGGCGAAGGTGTTGTCCACGCACAGGAGGACGCCCGCGTCCGCCGCGATCTGCGCGGCCGCGCGCAGGTCCGCGAGCCGCATCATCGGGTTGGTGGGCGTCTCGAGGAAGAGCAGACGGGTCTCCGGGCGGAGCGCGCGCTTCATGGTCTCCGCCTCGCGCGAGTCCACAAACGTGAACTTCACGCCCAGCCGCGCCAGCACCTGGGTGAACATGCGGTGCGTCCCGCCGTACGTGTTCTCTTCACTGATCACGTGATCGCCGGCCGAGAGTCGCTTCACCACCGCCTCGATCGCGGCCAACCCGCTGGCGAAGGCGATGCCGTGCCGCCCGCCCTCCAGCGCCGCCACGTTCGCTTCCATGGCTTCCCGCGTCGGGTTCTGCACGCGGGCGTACTCGTAGCCCCGTTTCGGCGCGCCCAGTGCCTCCTGCACGTAGGTCGAAGTCTGGTAGACGGGCGCCATGATCGCGCCCGTCGTGGGATCGGGCGCCTGCCCCGCGTGGACGGCGCGGGTAGCAAA
Proteins encoded:
- a CDS encoding M48 family metallopeptidase, whose protein sequence is MPEKDETAHARRVLREISSSTWEHPADRAALSALRRIPGFDEVLKKLVGFFGEKPVRLAFQANAVRVSERQFPRVHHHYLRVLETLDSPAPYDLFVSQTPFVNAGAYGMDRPFIVLNSASIRLLDDEELEWLLGHELGHILSGHVLYRTMTVLLILLAQQGFPIVGLAARAVLLALLEWSRKSELSADRAGLLAGQRPEPALRTQMKLAGGGEREETDLNEFLQQADEYRKGGDIADAVFKVLNLLPATHPFHVLRAAELRDWIEAGEYDRVLRGEYRRRSDEARPYMEDLAAAAHAYAEEARGVVDQVGDAARRIRDAVAESFRRP
- a CDS encoding ABC transporter permease, producing the protein MLLEAVAGVGRGARGRGAHYVDRVSFLGAVIRSAMDYPVTTRSLGLRILINQVRFTAVQALPFLSMIALVIGVTVIVQAHAQAARFGLSEVLGRILVTVVVQELGPLLTAIVVIARSGTAIAAELATNGVMGETEALEAMGVDPLQYLVVPRVVGGAVSVALLTIYFDAVTLGGGAVVAALLGGVSAAEYASSLRLALTLGDLWITLLKGAIFGAGVAMLCSQEGLLGGRKPTDIPQCATRGVVASILFVFLVSTSISLLRYFL
- the purD gene encoding phosphoribosylamine--glycine ligase, yielding MKILVVGYGGREHALLWKLRQDAPAAELYVTRGNGGTAELATSLPFDPTAADALAGWAEGQSIDLTVVGPEAPLAAGIVDVFARHGLPILGPSRAAAAIEASKAYAKSLMRRAGVPTAPSAAFTEAGPAERYIRDRGAPLVVKASGLAAGKGVVVCETVEQALAAAHAMLVEEAFGAAGREIVIEDRLEGEEVSVLALADGMDALPLLPAQDYKRIGEGETGPNTGGMGACAPVSLVDAVLLDRIRREILAPTLAALREDGRPFRGVLYAGLMLTAGGPSVLEFNARFGDPETQALLPLLRSSLLEPVLAVARGAQLEGASLDWHPAFALATVLAAAGYPGPSEAGREILIPPAPQSSAGVLLFHAGTRLEDSRLLTTGGRVLAVTAVAGSLAEAAARSRAAAAAIRFEGKQYRRDIGWRELERHARTA
- a CDS encoding cystathionine gamma-synthase; its protein translation is MTDAGHAFATRAVHAGQAPDPTTGAIMAPVYQTSTYVQEALGAPKRGYEYARVQNPTREAMEANVAALEGGRHGIAFASGLAAIEAVVKRLSAGDHVISEENTYGGTHRMFTQVLARLGVKFTFVDSREAETMKRALRPETRLLFLETPTNPMMRLADLRAAAQIAADAGVLLCVDNTFASPYNQQPLALGAHLVVHSSTKYLNGHSDVIGGVVVTNDDDVAAELRFLQKAAGAVPGPWDCWLVLRGTKTLHLRMEAHNRNGQRVAEFLAQHPAVERVYYPGLASHPQHELARRQMRGFTGMVSLELGTFERARRVAERTRLFALAESLGGVESLIGHPAVMTHASVPRERREAMGITDGLLRLSVGIEDVEDLIADLDQALAAA
- a CDS encoding MCE family protein encodes the protein MKWERTDLTVGAVVMLGLLILGGSLFWLSPALQEKTYPLYTSFESIDGVAEQAPVYLQGYTIGRVAAIEPAIGESGMPIFHVRMDIESRLSKGDTLRLPVGTHAMLLPPTVIGAGKLLLKIGPWSESYLEPGDTVPGVRAPEVVAQVQDLATSMTTELMTTLETSRALMDTLARTTASANQAIVVTTRALPTLLQGLQAELVAAESLTVALRTHLGALAPVATASIDSVRGLLGDTRRIVQDATSLLNAREPEISGILANLDSTTMLLQHFMREVAERPWRLFTGVRPPAGLAPPAPTKASGPPETPERPRP